A single window of Gopherus flavomarginatus isolate rGopFla2 chromosome 15, rGopFla2.mat.asm, whole genome shotgun sequence DNA harbors:
- the LOC127035057 gene encoding derlin-2-like: MAYQGFTQEYLGIPAVTRAYTTACVLTTAAVQLEFITPFQLYFNPDLIFRKFQIWRLITNFLFFGPLGFSFFFNMIFLYRYCRMLEEGSFRGRTADFVFMFLFGGFLMTLFGLFASLFFLGQAFTIMLVYVWSRRNPYIRMNFFGLLNFQAPFLPWVLMGFSLLLGNSIIIDLLGIAVGHIYYFLEDVFPNQPGGKKLLLTPGFLKLVFDTPEEDPNYNPLPEDQPAADQDQNQQQPPPQ; encoded by the exons ATGGCCTACCAGGGCTTCACGCAGGAGTACCTGGGGATCCCGGCCGTGACGCGGGCCTACACCACCGCCTGCGTCCTCACCACCGCCGCCGTG CAATTAGAATTCATCACCCCTTTCCAGCTGTATTTCAACCcagatctgattttcagaaagttccaG ATTTGGAGGCTGATCACCAACTTCCTCTTTTTTGGGCCCTTGGGATTCAGTTTCTTTTTCAACATGATATTTTT GTACAGATATTGCCGAATGCTAGAGGAAGGCTCCTTTCGGGGAAGGACTGCAGATTTTGTCTTCATGTTTCTCTTCGGGGGATTTCTCATGACA CTCTTCGGCCTCTTTGCCAGCCTCTTCTTCCTGGGCCAGGCTTTCACCATCATGCTGGTGTACGTGTGGAGCCGCAGGAACCCTTACATCCGCATGAACTTCTTTGGGCTTCTTAACTTCCAggcccccttcctgccctgggtTCTGATGGGATTCTCTCTGTTGCTGGGCAATTCCATCATCATTGATTTGTTGG GAATTGCAGTGGGTCACATTTATTACTTCCTTGAAGATGTTTTTCCCAACCAGCCTGGAGGGAAGAAGTTGCTGCTCACTCCAGGCTTCCT GAAGCTGGTATTTGACACTCCTGAAGAGGATCCCAACTATAACCCCCTTCCCGAGGATCAGCCAGCTGCTGACCAAGACCAGAaccagcagcagccgccgcctcAGTAG